In one Fluviispira vulneris genomic region, the following are encoded:
- a CDS encoding lytic transglycosylase domain-containing protein, with protein sequence MLKFLRRKVEFYFRAFCVLIPYVFLTSCSSNEILTENLELTLPDQKQMQSRIERNTSDIYLSNLNSYVPPTENQLIEEANFKNLKLYNENVRILSDWILKIISQKEKAQLSKNCEALVGSFKKEFPLNEHSLACVAWWLERKNNEELNSLQRNSYSSTTITKRLTSKQRQDWENFRGMSFNDSFLQIDPDNLRQAVTISTKALEYSSDCDFAGPTSAVILRLESFLPNHYAYSNIEKLYSKVQKCLLPNLEGSEKVHLRVGLFRLISGFPNSASQALEKVLLEKDPQESSRSLFWLGAIYQKNNKNSDPAKNPYWKKLLNDVPISLAAIIASQQMGIDPMENLVPDEEILLQSRESLAWNDNNLEAFIFDLLRARKNISAATEWAGYVARTTSVSNSKMLLYWAIAQNSVYNYRYSISMLGRYGKNEKTFKVSKNLLRIFFPKPFLNEISDKSMDIDPIFVLSVIRQESAFDPYARSGANARGLMQILPSTAKSIKRRVSATQLYDPLTNLEVGISYLSRLLKRYDGRIEYVLAAYNAGASNLDKWRDRVSNDNMMLFSDFMPFRETRSYVSIILRNYYWYGRMLSEKDDLLAKKIKQQSKQARWKSESILALLEGSWKGNLDAQKRAILDKIYIFGNNNSQLSAQSKVWKDVLIPKNKTFADQAKGDENKDKIFLEPVIEQENKDKTALRPIH encoded by the coding sequence ATGCTCAAATTCTTACGGCGAAAAGTAGAATTTTATTTTAGAGCATTCTGTGTACTCATTCCCTATGTTTTCTTAACAAGTTGTTCAAGCAATGAGATATTAACAGAAAATTTAGAGTTGACCTTACCGGATCAAAAACAGATGCAGTCAAGGATTGAGCGCAATACAAGTGATATTTATTTATCTAATTTAAATTCCTATGTTCCTCCAACAGAGAATCAACTTATTGAAGAAGCAAACTTCAAAAATTTAAAATTATACAATGAAAATGTACGTATTTTATCTGATTGGATTTTGAAAATTATATCTCAAAAAGAGAAGGCACAGTTATCAAAAAACTGTGAAGCACTTGTTGGAAGCTTTAAAAAAGAATTTCCTTTGAACGAGCACTCATTAGCATGTGTAGCATGGTGGTTAGAGCGAAAAAATAATGAAGAACTTAATTCTCTACAAAGAAATTCATATTCTTCAACAACAATTACAAAAAGATTAACAAGTAAACAAAGGCAAGATTGGGAAAATTTTAGAGGAATGAGTTTTAATGATTCATTTTTGCAAATCGATCCAGATAATTTAAGACAAGCCGTTACAATTTCGACAAAAGCGTTAGAATATTCTTCAGATTGTGATTTTGCAGGCCCTACGTCTGCTGTTATTTTACGCTTAGAGTCATTTCTACCAAATCATTATGCTTATTCGAATATAGAAAAATTATATTCAAAAGTACAAAAATGCCTTTTACCAAACTTAGAAGGAAGTGAAAAAGTTCATTTAAGAGTAGGATTATTTCGATTAATATCTGGATTTCCCAATTCTGCATCACAAGCATTAGAAAAAGTATTGCTTGAAAAGGATCCTCAAGAAAGCTCCAGAAGTCTTTTTTGGCTTGGCGCTATTTATCAAAAAAATAATAAAAATTCAGATCCTGCAAAAAACCCATATTGGAAAAAACTGCTTAATGATGTTCCTATTTCTTTAGCTGCAATAATTGCTTCACAACAAATGGGCATTGATCCTATGGAAAATTTAGTGCCTGACGAAGAAATTTTATTGCAAAGTAGAGAGTCGCTTGCATGGAATGATAATAACTTAGAAGCATTTATTTTTGACTTATTGCGTGCTCGTAAGAATATTTCAGCAGCAACGGAGTGGGCTGGATATGTAGCAAGGACAACTTCAGTGAGTAATTCAAAAATGTTACTTTATTGGGCTATTGCACAAAATTCAGTTTATAATTATCGTTATTCCATATCTATGCTTGGACGATATGGGAAAAATGAAAAAACATTTAAAGTGAGTAAAAATCTATTACGTATATTTTTCCCTAAACCATTTCTTAATGAAATCTCTGATAAATCAATGGATATAGATCCAATATTTGTATTATCTGTCATTCGGCAAGAAAGTGCATTTGATCCCTATGCGCGATCGGGTGCAAATGCCCGTGGACTCATGCAAATACTTCCATCAACCGCAAAAAGTATAAAACGGAGAGTCAGCGCAACTCAGTTGTATGATCCTTTAACAAATCTTGAAGTCGGTATTTCATATTTAAGTAGACTTTTAAAAAGATATGATGGACGGATAGAATATGTTTTAGCAGCATATAATGCAGGAGCGTCGAATTTAGACAAATGGCGAGATCGTGTCTCCAATGACAACATGATGCTTTTTAGTGATTTTATGCCTTTTCGTGAAACGCGCAGCTATGTTTCCATTATACTCAGAAATTATTATTGGTATGGCAGAATGCTATCTGAAAAAGATGATTTATTAGCCAAAAAAATAAAACAACAAAGCAAGCAAGCGCGATGGAAATCAGAAAGTATTCTTGCTTTGTTAGAAGGGTCGTGGAAAGGTAATCTAGATGCTCAAAAAAGAGCAATCCTAGACAAAATATATATATTTGGAAATAATAATTCACAGCTCAGTGCACAATCAAAAGTATGGAAAGATGTTTTGATACCAAAAAATAAAACCTTTGCTGATCAAGCTAAAGGGGACGAAAATAAGGATAAGATTTTTTTAGAGCCAGTGATTGAGCAGGAAAATAAAGATAAAACTGCATTAAGGCCAATTCATTAG